A window of Selenomonas ruminantium subsp. lactilytica TAM6421 contains these coding sequences:
- the truA gene encoding tRNA pseudouridine(38-40) synthase TruA, protein MKSEHKEEMKARRRNIALKVAYDGTAYHGFQRQSPPVVAVQNVLERKLAVIFGDTIEMAASGRTDAGVHAYGQVVNFFTNGSIPIDKVPMAVNSLLPDDIVVKEAWEADFDFSARHSAKAKTYIYRIQQGTTPNPLTARYAWYERRPLNVELMQQALDMLKGEHDFSAFRAAGGAPMSPVRTIYEAKVEAKPGDMLEFTIYGNGFLYHMVRNIIGTVANVGLGRISLERFAEIFASLDRHQASATAPACGLYLYSVEY, encoded by the coding sequence ATGAAAAGTGAACATAAAGAGGAAATGAAGGCCCGCAGGCGCAATATTGCGCTGAAGGTGGCTTATGATGGCACGGCCTACCATGGCTTCCAGCGCCAAAGCCCGCCGGTAGTGGCGGTGCAGAATGTGCTGGAGCGCAAGCTGGCGGTTATCTTTGGCGATACCATTGAAATGGCGGCCTCAGGCCGTACTGATGCCGGCGTCCATGCCTATGGGCAGGTGGTGAATTTCTTCACCAATGGGAGCATTCCCATCGACAAGGTGCCCATGGCGGTCAACAGCCTGCTGCCGGATGATATTGTGGTGAAAGAGGCCTGGGAGGCGGATTTTGATTTCAGTGCCCGTCATAGCGCCAAGGCCAAGACCTATATCTATCGCATCCAGCAGGGGACAACGCCCAATCCGCTGACGGCCCGCTATGCTTGGTATGAGCGGCGTCCGTTGAATGTGGAGCTGATGCAGCAGGCCTTGGATATGCTCAAGGGCGAACACGATTTCAGTGCCTTCCGGGCTGCGGGCGGTGCCCCTATGAGTCCGGTGCGTACCATCTATGAAGCCAAAGTCGAGGCAAAGCCTGGCGATATGCTGGAATTCACCATCTATGGCAATGGCTTCCTCTATCATATGGTCAGGAACATCATTGGCACTGTGGCCAATGTGGGGCTGGGGCGCATCAGCCTTGAGCGTTTTGCCGAGATATTTGCCAGTCTGGACAGGCATCAGGCCAGTGCCACAGCCCCTGCCTGCGGTCTGTATCTTTACAGTGTGGAGTATTGA
- a CDS encoding energy-coupling factor transporter transmembrane component T family protein, with amino-acid sequence MLNNIMIGQYFPGDSFLHRLDARVKILLLLILLMEVFVFTRAPVYGIMILVTLALILFSGVPLRMVLRSLKPLWWIIIFTFVLHLFSHPGKELCRVWQFAITQEGVEQGVLISVRLMLLIVLSTLLTFTTSPLKLTDALESLLSPFKKVGLPAHELAMMMTIALRFIPTLISETDKIMKAQQSRGADFVTGSVLSRLKNMVPILVPLFLSAFRRADDLAMAMEARCYRGGAGRTRMKEMKLAGLDYTAMVVFALLSVGLGVSFYL; translated from the coding sequence ATGCTGAATAATATCATGATTGGGCAGTATTTCCCCGGGGATTCTTTCCTGCATCGGCTGGATGCCCGGGTGAAGATCCTGCTGCTGCTTATCCTGTTGATGGAGGTCTTTGTTTTCACCCGCGCGCCGGTCTATGGCATCATGATTCTGGTGACCTTGGCCCTGATTCTGTTCTCCGGTGTGCCCCTGCGCATGGTGCTGCGCTCGCTGAAGCCTTTGTGGTGGATCATCATCTTTACCTTTGTGCTGCATCTCTTCAGCCATCCGGGGAAGGAACTCTGCCGCGTCTGGCAGTTTGCCATCACCCAGGAAGGTGTGGAGCAGGGCGTTTTGATCAGCGTGCGGCTGATGCTGTTGATTGTGCTGAGCACCTTGCTGACTTTCACTACTAGCCCGCTGAAATTGACGGATGCCCTGGAAAGCCTGTTATCGCCCTTCAAAAAAGTTGGTTTGCCAGCCCATGAACTGGCTATGATGATGACCATTGCTCTGCGCTTCATTCCGACGCTGATCAGCGAAACGGATAAGATCATGAAGGCCCAGCAGTCGCGGGGGGCAGATTTTGTGACGGGCAGTGTCCTGTCGCGCCTGAAGAATATGGTGCCCATATTGGTGCCGCTGTTTCTGTCGGCCTTCCGCCGGGCCGATGACCTGGCTATGGCCATGGAGGCCAGATGTTATCGGGGCGGTGCCGGCCGTACCCGCATGAAGGAAATGAAGCTGGCGGGGCTGGATTATACTGCTATGGTGGTTTTCGCCCTGCTCAGCGTGGGATTAGGAGTTAGTTTTTATTTATGA
- a CDS encoding energy-coupling factor transporter ATPase, producing MSIELRNVKYIYMPKTPYERMALDDVTLTLEEGSFTAIAGHTGSGKSTLVQHLNGLLSPAAGEVLVDGVNINAKDKEGKIKAWHARQQVGMVFQYAETQLFEETIAQDIAFGPQNQGLEENEVEERVRQAMELVGLDYHKFKDMSPFALSGGQMRRVAMAGVLAMRPKYLVLDEPAAGLDPRGRDELMAEIQRLHKKWKLTIVFVSHSMEDIAKMADKMVVMQGGKLRAAGSPMEIFAQDSMLKETGLEKPQIMQIMERLKQAGLPVNVEAITPEAGLKSLGEVFHLC from the coding sequence ATGTCCATTGAACTGAGAAATGTAAAATACATCTATATGCCCAAGACTCCCTATGAGCGCATGGCTTTGGATGATGTGACACTGACTCTTGAGGAAGGCAGTTTTACCGCCATTGCGGGCCATACCGGTTCCGGCAAATCCACCCTGGTACAGCATCTGAACGGCCTGCTGTCGCCGGCTGCCGGGGAAGTGCTGGTGGATGGTGTCAATATCAATGCCAAGGATAAGGAAGGCAAGATCAAGGCCTGGCATGCCCGCCAGCAGGTAGGCATGGTCTTTCAGTATGCGGAAACCCAGCTGTTTGAGGAAACCATCGCCCAGGATATTGCCTTTGGTCCGCAAAATCAGGGGTTGGAAGAAAATGAGGTCGAGGAACGAGTGCGGCAGGCCATGGAGCTGGTGGGGCTGGACTATCACAAGTTCAAGGATATGTCGCCCTTTGCCCTGAGCGGCGGTCAGATGCGCCGGGTGGCCATGGCCGGTGTGCTGGCCATGCGGCCAAAGTATCTGGTACTCGATGAACCGGCAGCAGGTCTTGATCCCCGTGGGCGGGATGAGCTGATGGCTGAAATCCAGCGCCTGCATAAGAAGTGGAAACTCACCATTGTCTTTGTGTCCCATAGCATGGAAGACATCGCCAAAATGGCCGATAAGATGGTGGTGATGCAGGGCGGGAAGCTGCGGGCCGCAGGCAGTCCCATGGAAATCTTTGCGCAGGATAGCATGCTAAAGGAAACAGGGCTGGAAAAGCCGCAGATCATGCAGATTATGGAACGGTTGAAACAGGCAGGTTTGCCGGTGAATGTGGAGGCGATTACCCCGGAGGCGGGGCTGAAATCCCTTGGGGAGGTTTTCCATCTATGCTGA
- a CDS encoding energy-coupling factor transporter ATPase, translating to MSFIEAENLTHIYGQGTEQEFTALQDVSFHIEAGEFVAILGANGSGKSTLARHLNGLLLPTSGACRIAGMDTRSPQEVWQIRRQMGMVFQNPDNQLIAGVVEDDVAFGPENLGMEPAKIRAQVEMALQAVGMEDFRKFAPHLLSGGQKQRVAIAGALAMDTKCLILDEATAMLDPQGRREVMDTVERLHRERGLMLLCITHFMDEAARADRVLVMEHGQLVQQGTPAEVFADAPRLHKLGLAVPLAVEMAWQMRRHGMQLPQNILTDDDLVAALEARYVH from the coding sequence ATGTCATTTATCGAAGCAGAAAATCTGACGCACATCTACGGGCAGGGGACGGAACAGGAGTTCACAGCGCTGCAGGATGTGAGTTTCCATATTGAAGCTGGGGAATTCGTGGCGATCCTGGGAGCCAATGGCTCTGGCAAATCCACGTTGGCCCGGCATTTGAATGGGCTTTTACTGCCCACCAGCGGCGCATGCCGGATTGCAGGCATGGATACCCGCAGCCCCCAGGAAGTCTGGCAGATCCGCCGGCAGATGGGCATGGTGTTCCAGAATCCGGACAATCAGCTGATTGCCGGTGTGGTGGAAGATGATGTGGCCTTTGGCCCGGAAAATCTGGGCATGGAACCGGCAAAGATCCGGGCGCAGGTGGAGATGGCCCTGCAGGCCGTGGGCATGGAGGATTTCCGCAAATTTGCCCCTCATTTGCTGAGTGGCGGGCAAAAACAGCGGGTGGCCATTGCCGGAGCCTTGGCCATGGATACGAAGTGCCTGATTCTCGATGAGGCCACGGCCATGCTCGATCCCCAGGGGCGTCGTGAGGTCATGGACACCGTGGAACGGCTGCATCGGGAGCGGGGGCTGATGCTTTTGTGCATCACCCATTTTATGGACGAGGCTGCCCGGGCTGATCGCGTGCTGGTGATGGAGCATGGTCAGCTGGTGCAGCAGGGAACGCCGGCAGAAGTCTTTGCCGATGCGCCACGCCTGCATAAGCTGGGCTTAGCGGTACCGCTGGCGGTGGAAATGGCCTGGCAGATGCGTCGCCATGGTATGCAGCTGCCTCAGAATATCCTGACGGATGATGATTTGGTTGCCGCGCTGGAGGCTCGTTATGTCCATTGA
- a CDS encoding DUF192 domain-containing protein, whose product MQLEIADTFFRRFCGLMLRKKLPAGKGLLIAPCSSIHMCFMRFAIDAVWVDKDMNILKISRNVRPWIGLAWCPKAWGVVEMTAGEADRLGLQLSTKIPFERNSSLMADNASSSGTRTV is encoded by the coding sequence ATGCAATTGGAAATAGCCGATACCTTTTTCCGCCGCTTCTGCGGTCTGATGCTGCGCAAGAAACTGCCTGCAGGCAAAGGCCTGCTGATTGCCCCCTGCAGCAGCATCCATATGTGCTTTATGCGCTTTGCCATCGATGCGGTCTGGGTGGACAAGGATATGAACATCCTCAAGATCAGCCGCAATGTCAGGCCCTGGATAGGCCTTGCCTGGTGCCCCAAAGCCTGGGGCGTCGTAGAAATGACCGCCGGCGAAGCCGACCGGCTGGGACTTCAGCTTTCCACCAAAATCCCTTTCGAGCGCAATTCTTCCTTGATGGCGGACAACGCCTCATCATCGGGAACCCGCACCGTATGA
- a CDS encoding transcription repressor NadR, with protein MTTEERRAEVLRRLQGAVQPLTGTRLSREMGVSRQIIVGDISILRAEGQKIYATPRGYFMLQEEKHDSQQLHTLICKHTAEDMETELNAIVDNGGAVMDVIVEHPVYGPLKSDLLLTSRRDIKNFISKMKKCQATPLLVVTGGVHLHTVRVPDDEALSAIKEELRSKGILVES; from the coding sequence ATGACTACAGAGGAACGCCGGGCAGAGGTCCTGCGGCGTCTGCAGGGGGCTGTGCAGCCATTGACAGGGACGAGACTTTCCCGGGAAATGGGCGTCAGCCGTCAGATTATCGTTGGCGATATCAGCATATTGCGGGCAGAGGGGCAGAAGATCTATGCCACGCCAAGGGGCTATTTCATGCTGCAGGAGGAAAAACACGACAGTCAGCAGCTGCATACCCTGATCTGCAAGCATACGGCCGAGGATATGGAAACGGAACTCAATGCCATTGTGGATAACGGTGGTGCAGTCATGGATGTGATCGTGGAGCATCCCGTTTACGGCCCGTTGAAAAGCGACCTGCTGCTCACCAGCCGCCGGGATATCAAGAATTTCATCAGCAAGATGAAAAAATGCCAGGCAACACCATTGCTGGTGGTGACTGGCGGTGTGCACCTTCATACGGTGCGGGTTCCCGATGATGAGGCGTTGTCCGCCATCAAGGAAGAATTGCGCTCGAAAGGGATTTTGGTGGAAAGCTGA
- a CDS encoding Cof-type HAD-IIB family hydrolase, which produces MSNVKIVFSDIDGTVLTSQHEVTSQTKDAVKKLVAEDIPFVLVSARMPEAIYPITEDMGIKMPIICYSGAYVLDREGQELASDFMEAAPVRQLLGDIAAAFPKVTVNFYSAHHWYVTDKADARVKREEDITSAQAEQADFDALLKQGILPHKILLMAEPADCAAAEKYFQQHYPQFQVARSSDILLEIMDGKVSKAAGIAVLLQHYGFDKSEALSFGDNYNDLAMLEYTGMSVAMGNAPDDVKAVAKAVTASNNDSGIAVFLAAQKII; this is translated from the coding sequence ATGTCAAATGTGAAGATTGTGTTTTCCGATATTGACGGTACGGTTCTGACCAGTCAGCATGAAGTGACAAGTCAGACGAAAGATGCGGTCAAGAAGCTGGTGGCGGAGGATATTCCTTTTGTGCTGGTATCGGCTCGGATGCCGGAGGCGATTTATCCGATTACGGAAGATATGGGGATCAAGATGCCGATTATCTGTTATAGCGGCGCTTATGTGCTGGATCGGGAAGGGCAGGAGCTGGCCAGTGATTTTATGGAAGCGGCGCCGGTGCGGCAGCTGCTGGGGGATATTGCTGCGGCTTTTCCAAAAGTGACGGTGAATTTTTACAGTGCCCATCATTGGTATGTGACGGATAAAGCCGACGCGCGCGTTAAGCGAGAGGAGGACATCACCTCGGCGCAGGCTGAGCAGGCGGATTTTGACGCGTTATTGAAGCAGGGGATTTTGCCCCATAAGATTCTCCTGATGGCCGAACCGGCGGACTGTGCGGCGGCGGAGAAGTATTTCCAGCAGCATTATCCCCAGTTCCAGGTGGCCCGTTCCTCGGATATCCTGCTGGAAATCATGGATGGCAAGGTGTCCAAGGCGGCAGGGATTGCCGTGCTCCTGCAGCATTATGGTTTTGACAAGTCAGAGGCCCTGTCCTTTGGTGACAACTACAACGATTTGGCTATGCTGGAATACACGGGCATGAGCGTGGCCATGGGCAATGCTCCCGACGATGTGAAAGCCGTGGCCAAGGCCGTAACTGCCAGCAATAATGACAGTGGAATCGCAGTGTTTTTGGCGGCACAAAAAATAATTTAA
- a CDS encoding endonuclease domain-containing protein produces the protein MYATNQAKQNAKNLRKNLTPEEKHLWYDYLQSYQLKFYKQRPFMNYILDFYCHQAKLAIEIDGAQHYETENRAYDEARTAELAKLGVCVLRFTNGDIKRKFAEVCAYIDMQVKEKLQKGK, from the coding sequence ATGTACGCCACCAACCAAGCCAAACAAAATGCCAAGAACCTAAGGAAGAACCTAACACCGGAAGAAAAGCACCTATGGTACGACTACCTGCAAAGCTACCAGCTCAAATTTTACAAACAAAGGCCGTTTATGAACTACATTTTGGATTTCTACTGCCATCAGGCGAAACTGGCTATTGAAATAGATGGTGCACAGCATTACGAAACCGAAAATCGTGCGTATGACGAGGCGCGGACAGCAGAATTGGCCAAACTTGGCGTTTGCGTACTGCGGTTTACTAATGGCGATATAAAGCGAAAGTTTGCTGAAGTATGTGCTTATATCGATATGCAGGTAAAGGAAAAGTTGCAAAAAGGTAAATGA
- a CDS encoding DUF523 domain-containing protein, with amino-acid sequence MILVSACLLGHKVKFSGGANTHDLLLKYNERGRFIAVCPECFAMLPCPRPAMEIQGGTGKKVLTGKAKAMDENGMDTTQYLLTGADKVLKIAEAYHAKVAILKEGSPSCGVKKIHGGNFDGKKIKGQGVTTALLQKHGITVYSEKDMTVGRLEELIAEDAKRDRI; translated from the coding sequence ATGATTCTGGTAAGTGCCTGCCTGTTAGGCCATAAGGTAAAATTCAGCGGGGGAGCCAATACCCATGATCTGCTGCTAAAATACAACGAGCGGGGCCGCTTTATCGCCGTCTGCCCCGAATGCTTCGCCATGCTGCCCTGCCCGAGACCGGCCATGGAAATCCAGGGCGGCACGGGCAAGAAAGTCCTCACGGGCAAAGCAAAAGCCATGGACGAGAACGGCATGGATACCACTCAGTACCTCTTGACCGGTGCCGACAAGGTGCTCAAGATTGCCGAAGCCTACCATGCGAAAGTCGCCATCCTCAAAGAAGGCAGCCCCTCCTGCGGCGTCAAGAAAATCCATGGCGGTAACTTCGACGGTAAGAAAATCAAAGGGCAGGGCGTGACCACGGCCCTGTTGCAAAAGCATGGCATTACCGTGTATTCCGAGAAAGATATGACCGTGGGACGGCTGGAAGAGCTTATTGCTGAGGATGCGAAGAGAGACAGAATCTGA
- a CDS encoding 3'-5' exonuclease, protein MMNFAAIDFETATGCRNSACSVAVTAVEDGQMKDVYYTLIQPPMNKYNYFNVQIHGITPQDTKNAPTFAEIWPELKSHLEGRIVVAHNARFDMSVLSACLATEGLAAPDFSYCDTVAIARKAWPFLENHKLDTVGTHLHIDFQHHNAMDDARTCAAIPLAAGQELKEDSLESLAKKLGINVCVFGRKGYRR, encoded by the coding sequence ATGATGAACTTTGCCGCCATTGACTTTGAGACGGCTACGGGCTGTCGCAATTCGGCCTGCAGTGTGGCTGTCACTGCCGTGGAAGATGGCCAGATGAAGGACGTTTACTATACGTTGATTCAGCCGCCCATGAATAAGTACAATTACTTCAATGTGCAGATTCATGGCATCACCCCGCAGGATACGAAAAATGCGCCGACCTTTGCCGAAATCTGGCCGGAACTCAAAAGCCATTTGGAGGGCAGGATTGTGGTGGCCCATAATGCCCGCTTTGATATGAGTGTTTTGAGCGCGTGTCTGGCAACGGAGGGATTGGCAGCACCGGATTTTTCTTACTGCGATACAGTGGCCATTGCCCGCAAGGCCTGGCCATTTTTGGAGAATCATAAGCTGGATACGGTGGGCACCCATCTGCATATTGATTTCCAGCATCATAATGCCATGGATGATGCACGAACCTGCGCAGCGATTCCCTTGGCAGCCGGGCAGGAATTAAAAGAGGATTCTTTGGAGTCGTTGGCGAAAAAGCTAGGTATAAATGTGTGTGTGTTTGGGAGAAAGGGGTATCGAAGATGA
- the gltA gene encoding NADPH-dependent glutamate synthase, protein MALSLKKHEMPVQDPKVRAHNFDEVALGYDEETAVAEAERCLHCKVPQCRKGCPVSVDIPEFIGKIKERDFDGAIAKIKESNALPAVCGRVCPQENQCEKYCVLAKKGESVGIGRLERFVADRQLAKNEEVKPIEYADDAQKVAVIGSGPSGLSCAGDLAKKGYKVTVFEALHKAGGVLSYGIPEFRLPKDGVVKKEIANLEKLGVKFELNSVAGRLFTVDELMEEEGFSAVFIGTGAGLPRFQGIPGESLSGVYSANEFLTRCNLMKAYKFPEYATPIKIGKHVAVIGGGNVAMDAARTALRLGAEKVYIVYRRSEAELPARKEEVEHAKEEGIEFKLLNNPVEILGDENGWVSSMRCIKMELGEPDESGRRRPVAIAGSEFDLEVETVIVSIGTGPNPIISQTTPGLDITKRGNIAADEETGATSKPGVFAGGDIVTGAATVILAMGAGRKAAAAIDEYLQGKRK, encoded by the coding sequence ATGGCTCTGTCTTTGAAGAAACATGAAATGCCGGTGCAGGACCCGAAGGTCCGCGCCCATAACTTTGACGAAGTGGCTTTGGGCTACGATGAGGAAACGGCAGTAGCCGAAGCAGAACGCTGCCTGCACTGCAAGGTGCCTCAGTGCCGCAAGGGCTGCCCCGTGTCCGTTGACATTCCCGAATTCATCGGCAAGATTAAGGAGCGGGATTTTGATGGCGCCATTGCCAAAATCAAGGAAAGCAACGCCCTGCCCGCAGTCTGCGGCCGTGTCTGCCCCCAGGAAAATCAGTGTGAGAAATACTGCGTATTGGCGAAAAAGGGTGAATCCGTTGGCATTGGCCGTCTCGAACGCTTCGTAGCTGACCGTCAGCTGGCCAAGAATGAGGAAGTGAAGCCCATCGAATACGCTGATGATGCCCAGAAAGTTGCCGTCATCGGTTCCGGCCCCTCCGGCCTGTCCTGTGCCGGTGACCTGGCCAAGAAGGGCTATAAGGTGACGGTATTTGAGGCTCTGCATAAAGCGGGCGGCGTGCTCTCCTATGGCATTCCGGAATTCCGTCTGCCGAAGGATGGCGTGGTCAAGAAGGAAATCGCCAATCTGGAAAAATTGGGCGTGAAGTTTGAACTGAACTCCGTAGCCGGCCGCCTGTTCACGGTGGATGAGCTCATGGAGGAAGAAGGCTTCAGCGCTGTATTCATCGGCACCGGTGCCGGTCTGCCCCGTTTCCAGGGAATCCCCGGCGAAAGCCTCAGCGGCGTTTATTCCGCCAATGAGTTCCTGACCCGCTGCAACCTCATGAAGGCCTACAAGTTCCCGGAATATGCTACGCCGATTAAGATCGGCAAGCATGTAGCCGTTATCGGCGGCGGCAACGTGGCCATGGATGCGGCCCGCACGGCTCTGCGTCTGGGTGCTGAGAAGGTCTACATCGTCTATCGCCGCAGCGAGGCAGAACTGCCTGCCCGCAAGGAAGAAGTCGAGCATGCAAAAGAAGAGGGTATCGAATTCAAGCTCCTCAACAACCCGGTTGAGATTTTAGGGGATGAGAACGGCTGGGTTAGCAGCATGCGCTGCATCAAGATGGAACTCGGCGAACCCGATGAATCCGGCCGCCGCCGTCCGGTAGCGATTGCCGGTTCCGAATTCGATCTGGAAGTGGAAACGGTCATCGTGTCCATCGGCACGGGCCCGAATCCCATCATCTCCCAGACCACGCCGGGCCTCGATATTACGAAGCGCGGCAATATCGCTGCGGATGAAGAGACCGGCGCAACGTCCAAGCCGGGCGTATTCGCCGGTGGCGATATCGTCACGGGTGCCGCTACGGTAATCCTCGCCATGGGTGCTGGCCGCAAGGCTGCCGCTGCCATTGACGAGTATCTGCAGGGCAAGCGTAAATAA
- a CDS encoding sulfide/dihydroorotate dehydrogenase-like FAD/NAD-binding protein yields the protein MFKILKKEELSPSVFSMDIEAPRVAKKCLAGQFIILRVDEEGERIPLTIANFDREKGIINIVFQVIGASTMALAAKEAGDSIVDFAGPLGQPSEVKKFDGTVVVVGGGIGVAPTFPIARAMKEAGNKVIAIMGAKTKDILIMEKEMSEVTDEILITTDDGSRGIKGFVTYAVQELVDRGEKIAQITAIGPVIMMKSVADATRDMGIPTVVSLNPIMVDGTGMCGGCRVTVGDETKFACVDGPEFDGHKVDFPELMSRQRMYRDMEAEEKDHICRIGLGRK from the coding sequence ATGTTTAAGATTCTGAAAAAGGAAGAGCTGTCCCCCAGCGTCTTCTCCATGGATATCGAAGCCCCACGCGTGGCCAAGAAGTGTCTTGCCGGTCAGTTTATCATTCTGCGTGTGGATGAGGAAGGTGAGCGCATTCCTCTGACCATCGCCAACTTTGACCGCGAAAAAGGCATCATCAACATCGTGTTCCAGGTAATCGGTGCCTCCACCATGGCGCTGGCTGCCAAGGAAGCCGGCGACAGCATCGTGGACTTTGCCGGTCCTCTGGGCCAGCCCTCGGAAGTCAAGAAGTTTGATGGTACCGTGGTTGTGGTAGGCGGCGGTATCGGCGTTGCGCCCACATTCCCCATTGCCCGCGCCATGAAGGAAGCAGGCAACAAGGTCATCGCCATCATGGGCGCCAAGACGAAAGACATCTTGATTATGGAAAAGGAAATGTCCGAAGTCACCGATGAAATCCTGATTACCACCGACGATGGTTCCCGCGGCATCAAGGGCTTTGTTACCTATGCCGTGCAGGAACTGGTGGACCGCGGCGAGAAGATTGCCCAGATCACGGCTATCGGCCCGGTCATCATGATGAAGAGCGTGGCTGATGCTACCCGTGACATGGGCATTCCGACGGTTGTGAGCCTGAACCCCATCATGGTAGACGGCACGGGCATGTGCGGCGGCTGCCGCGTAACCGTAGGTGATGAAACGAAATTTGCCTGCGTGGATGGTCCGGAATTTGACGGTCACAAGGTGGATTTCCCTGAACTCATGAGCCGCCAGCGCATGTATCGCGACATGGAGGCCGAGGAAAAAGATCATATTTGCCGCATTGGTTTGGGGAGGAAATAA
- a CDS encoding methylenetetrahydrofolate reductase, which produces MKRVSVELIPRDEETLRGELQLLKQYEGKIDVINIPDLLRFDTRSWEGSAIAQEYFAMSMPHIRAMDIDLDKELPMKDYLREKGIKEVLVVQGDPPQRMTHEVYPTESTDVIRKFREEMPEVKVYAGIDQYRSSMRHELYRTRRKVQAGAAGFFTQPFFDMRMLEMYMDMLDGLEVYWGVSPVVTAASQSYWERKNNVVFPKKFQPTLEWSVDFSRQVMEMADKEDANVYLMPIRTDLEAYLAGVLA; this is translated from the coding sequence ATGAAACGAGTATCCGTGGAGCTGATTCCCCGCGACGAGGAGACTTTGCGCGGCGAATTACAGCTCCTGAAGCAGTATGAAGGCAAGATTGATGTCATCAATATCCCTGACTTACTGCGGTTTGACACCCGCAGCTGGGAAGGTTCGGCAATTGCTCAGGAGTATTTTGCCATGTCCATGCCCCATATCCGTGCCATGGATATCGATCTCGACAAAGAGCTGCCCATGAAGGATTATCTGCGGGAAAAGGGCATCAAGGAAGTGCTGGTGGTGCAGGGCGATCCGCCCCAGCGCATGACCCACGAGGTTTATCCCACGGAATCCACGGATGTCATCCGCAAGTTCCGGGAGGAGATGCCGGAGGTCAAGGTCTATGCGGGCATTGACCAGTACAGATCTTCCATGCGCCATGAGCTCTATCGCACCCGCCGTAAGGTACAGGCCGGTGCCGCCGGGTTCTTTACCCAGCCCTTCTTCGATATGCGTATGCTGGAAATGTATATGGATATGCTGGATGGCCTTGAGGTCTACTGGGGCGTGTCCCCTGTGGTCACCGCCGCTTCCCAGAGCTATTGGGAGCGCAAGAACAACGTGGTGTTCCCGAAGAAGTTCCAGCCTACCCTTGAGTGGAGCGTGGATTTTTCCCGTCAGGTCATGGAGATGGCAGACAAGGAAGATGCCAATGTGTATCTGATGCCCATCAGGACCGATTTGGAAGCGTATTTGGCAGGCGTACTTGCCTGA